The Elusimicrobiaceae bacterium region TTACAAAGCGGAAAAGGCTCTGCCGCCGGTATTTTTGGTGCGTCCGGTGCTGATAATATTTTCGCAAGCCCGACGGCATTTAATGCTGTCAATAAATTAACAGCCGCGCTGGCAGTCGTGCTATTCTGCACCTCTATTCTGCTGACGATTTCTTATAACCGCAAAACTTCATCCTCTGTTTTAGATAAGGTCAATTTGCCCGCCGCCACGGCCCCGGCCAAT contains the following coding sequences:
- the secG gene encoding preprotein translocase subunit SecG, which encodes MQTLLLIVHYFVCILLILLILLQSGKGSAAGIFGASGADNIFASPTAFNAVNKLTAALAVVLFCTSILLTISYNRKTSSSVLDKVNLPAATAPANPAQ